Below is a genomic region from Nilaparvata lugens isolate BPH chromosome 8, ASM1435652v1, whole genome shotgun sequence.
TCACTTGTTGTAACCAAATCACTCTTCAGCATCACGATCTAGCAACGTTGCAggggtagaaaaggatagcgctatctggtttgtcaaatgatagacaaggagaaCAACATcctgttgatcaaatactgcaattataacgtggaccttactatagtcaatattttattgagaaataacATCAATCAATTAAGTAATATGTACTATAAAGTTTTAgcaatattcatttcattcaactaTTGAAGATTGAAGTTACAAAGTCAGTGAAAATGTTAGGACGGCATGGTTGCCACTTTTATGTCTTCATTGCCTTCTAATCGCTATCTGAATTTGGAaaggaaacagttttgggctaggcctgttggttcTCTTCTGATCATGTAtatgatttgtgtattatggaatgtaaaataaatgaataaatatagctttaatatattataactgaaaattttctgaagtgaacaactacaagagttaacctatttcggactacgtataaccatagagaaacaatagcgtaagtagatatcccatggtataggacgtttatgtcgcaacttttactgttatctcaagccgatagttcatgtgattctttcccgtgaagctgtgtgacactggtagtctctcatattgtgccgttcacacactcttaccccaacaaaacagtaaaattcgacaataatcaacagtaatcggcttcagataacacaaaaagttgcgacataaacgccctataccatgggatatctacttacgctattgtttctctatggtataaccttatctaaatttgggagaggaaaagcacaaggttaccttatttttctctctccttatcattatgatgatgtacttattgtatgaatcaataaggGTAACCGTctactggaaccgtattcaaccgatccgttcggccgttggatcggacgaatctgccggccgttaattcggccgaatatgatcgtccattggaaccgtttacgtcagtctagttgccaattattgaactaactactatcatagccaccaaaatttttcataaacaatgattatattgagattttgaaaattgaataaacaaatatccactaaattagttattcattacaactAGTAGTtccgtgaacagtagacctcacgcagtattctcatccacaagtactacctgattgaaactatagaccttatggaaatacagcaatagactggcttctccgcacatctgtgtaatcacttgtcagctgatttatgatgaataattctatagtctgatttttactctaatattggcgtatgatggaggctcctttttccttttatattatccttgaaatgaaaaaattccaaaaaccttgtatatatgtcgacgtgcaattaaaaaaggaacatacctgtcaaatttcatgaaaatctattaccgcgtttcgccgtaaatgcgcaacatataaacatttaaacattaagagaaatgccaaaccgtcgacttgaatcttagatctcacttcgctcggtcaataatcttaccttcaacaaatatccactaaattagttattcattatcaagcaatctttgttcacagattcctttgaataccatgacgatgatatcttttgtctcgcatatcccacaatggaacatgctcttgaaccaaacttatcaacttttcattgtcaatagttacaaatttataaaacagaacaacttaaaaaaacaagactgtgaaacaattttaggtcaggaacactttgttgtctcagctcgactagttagttcggccggatagagccggaaaatcccattctattcggatcgaaaaattgatcagccggagacggccgtatgaacctgtagcaatggacgagcatctatccctttctttgttgggggatcgttcggacgagctcgttagttttcggccgatgctagttcggacaaaaacggttctagtggactgCCCACCTAAAGATATCAtatgattctgtccacgaataaatgaatgaataaattgaaataataagtcATCCTGGAGTTAGTCAATCACAAGATCATTCCACACAAGCCGTAGCTTAGCTTGAAATACATTTTGTCTTTgtatatggataaataaattaaatgaattcAATGAGATACCTGAAGGAAGGCGCATGCACACAGAGCGTATTCATGAGATCGAGGGTGCAGCAGAGTAGTCAGGTCGAGTCGAGGACAGCAGAATGTAGGCGAGCCTTGATGACAGTTGAAGGTCATCCACGGCCCTCGCCAGCCAATGGGGAGACGGATCGCGTTCCTCCACTTGGTGTACCACGTCCCAGGCTACTGTGTTCAAGAGGCGAACCTGCGATccaaaaaatactgaaattaatgATGGAGTTCACTTGACACCGATCAAACAGAAACGGTATGAAAAGCGTTGATTCTCTACTTCCACCGAAATCCAACCAGAAACAGATTGCATATCAACATTAAATTTTCCCGGTTGAATAACTCTATTCGATATTGGATATTCAAATCCATTTTATTTCCAGAAAGTACATTTTACAACATATTCCCCTGAAAATTACTCCCTCTAATATGGAACAAGTGCGTGTTTAGAGGAGGAGTCATTACAACAATAGACACAATACAACAAGAAGCAGTTGACTTTCTACTGCTGTAGTTTACAAGCATAAGCTATTCAAACATATTTACATACAACAATACTAACAtataaaacaattgaaatgaTATAATCTCAAATTCTTAGCCTTATGTTATTCAACATGGAAATGTTTTCATATAGATCTTTACCGTAATATTCCAGTCGAGATTTCCGACACTGAGTTACCGCTACCGACTGCAAGCGTAGAGTGAGCAGATGGCTGCTCTGTATCGGGACAGAAGCTTCGGAGGCTCTACTAAATTAGCCTTAAAGATgaatatttctttaaaaaatgcCAAAATGATTCTTTCTCATAGTCATCctgattattatgatttttatttgttaaTCCTTTTCACCCCAcacagaatattataataaatgtattcTGCTTAAAGTTATGACTGCTAAGTGAACCCCTTATGCGCCTTTGAGCTGAGATTATCAATTGTATGTTTACACTgtaatcatattgttatatttctttcaaattttactGTGATTTCAGTATCATAATTTCCTTCATTCAAACCAGTGTAATTTATCTGTCTGATTTATTTTGACCCCCTGCACACGGAAAAATCATCCACGCAGGGAGTACAGGGTCTGtttaataagtaaccggactgacctcaggaaattttttattggcaaaatatgtacaatttttcattagaaatcttcaaagtagtcctcCTTGGAGTCGAtaaacacgctgataccggattttccaatctctgaacgctccctggtagtcggcaacctctatgctgtctagagccctcgtcgtagcacgttgaatgTTTTCCAGAGTCCCTAACCGCGTcccccttaagttgtctcttgatcttggggaacaaaaagaagtccggtggggtcatatccgggctgtaaggaggatgtggcaacgttacacttgactgctcggtgacgagccgTTACAGTTCACAGTTTAGTACTGGCCGTTTACAGTTTGGCCGGGTGGCAAACTACTAAAaagaggtgctccgtcgactaaccgcccgggttcatTGAGTCCGTCCagggattgccgattcgtggatcatccatcacgacaatgctccgtcgcacacctgcctgctcgtcaccgagcagttggaCATCAGTGGAAAGTAACGTTGCCACAACCTCCTTACAacccggatatggcaccaccggacttctttttgttccccaagatcaagagacaacttaaggggacgcggttaGGGACTCTGGagaacgttcaacgtgctacgacgagggctctagacagcatagaggttgccgactacCAGGGAGCGTTCAGAGATTGGAAAATCCAATATCAGCGTGTTATTGACTCCAatggggactactttgaagatttccaaagaaaaattgtacatattttaccaataaaaaatttcctgaggcagtccggttacttattatacagtctctgtatattcattatattatttgttatttataagaaGAATTTGAAGAACTGTAAATTTTCAACACTAGTAATACACCAAATTGACAAATTTGATGCTAGCTTTCAGAAGAATTGTTCCTCGATTAGACATTACATTTTATCTtcgttttatttgaaattgtataatatattgGAAATGTATTGTTTGAAGGAGGCGAAATGGTTTCTACCTgctgttttcatcaataaaaattattataattatcgaATTATTACTGACCGCTTGAACGAGAGTGAGAGAGTCATTGGAAGACAGAGTGTCCATGAGGCAAGAAGTGGTCTCTGGCATTTCACACAGCTCCTTTCTCACTTCCTCCACACAGCACATGTTGTGTAGAATGCCTACGATTATTTCCTGTAACAAAACATCACAAATTTCAAGTTGGAACATATATTTCACGATATTTTCATGATAAGGtcacttgaaaattttttacatgcaataaaATACATGTTTCACTATCACAGTTCTCCGTCAAGAGATATTGTTGTTATATCGGCGAAGTGGTGTGGTTATGCAATACCTACTGTTACTCTTATTATACTATAAGTAATAGTAAGTATTGGGTTATGTCGGTGATGTGGTCTGGTTATGTCGGTGAAGTGGTGTGGTTATGTCGGCGAAGTGGTGTGTTTATGTCGGCGAAGTGGTGTGCTTATGTCGGCGAAGTGGAACTTCATACGGGACTCACCACAATCCAAGCCGTACGCTAACAACAACCATGCAATAAATGGAAAAGTATGAAGCTTCTTCTAATTCCGTCTTCtccattcttctttctcttcttcttctcctcctcctccttcaaattcaaatttatttcatcaaattgaaaacaatacaatgtatgaatcattaaaataattgaccgagcgaagtgaggtctaagattcaagtcgacggtttggcatttctcttaatgtttaaatgtttatatgtttttatgttgcgcatttacggcgaaacgcgataatagattttcatgaaatttgacaggtatgttcctttttaaattgcgcgtcgacgtatatacaaggtttttggaaattttgcatttcaaggatatataaaaggaaaaaggagcctccttcatacgccaatattaccgtaaaaatcagactctagaattattcatcataaatcagctgtctagtggactatatactacccgttcaataacatagaacatcttgaaaagtatctttccattaacgttagtagacagttgactataatactacccgttcaaaaacatcgaacacttgaaaattgtatctttccatcaacgttgtagacagttgcagccagacctgataacagcgctcacactcacattccgggacgacacgtcacggtacgataggacagaaagctctatatctATTTAGGAGTTTTtcaagacattttaaattgataaattatttattaatttttgagaaaacataacaacaggtcaatgtaacttactgagcgcgaggtctactgttcacagaactactaagaTAAGCAAGAAATACATAATACGATTCCAATCAACACATAGATTCTTAAACTAAATATAACTAGTTTTCAATCTGTCAAAGACAACAAAACCTAGGTTTGTGCGCTGGCATAGGTacatagtaccatagagaaacaatagcataagtagatacccgatggtataggacgtttatgtcgcaattttcactgttatctcaagctgatagtccacgtagttctttcccctCAAGCTgggtgacgctggtagtctctcatattgtgccgttcatacactctcacccggccaaaacagtaaaaatcgacagtaatcggcttgagataacagtaaaagttgcgacatgaactcattataccatgggatatctacttacgctattgtttctctatgatagtactaCACTGATAGAGTCCTTCATATTCTCCTTTatgttcttgtttttcttcttcctcttcgcCTCTACCACTCTATATTCAATGTTCCAATTGTTTGttcttttaaatattaaaagttCAGTTAATAAATATTGCATTTGTTTAGAAGTATACTTTACCTTAATATCTTCTCCTTTATAAATATTACTAACACTACTTCTGAGATCGAAGGCGTaatccaataaatgaattcaagaaatgaattaatgaatagaGAAATGAAGTAATGAACGAATAGATGGGGTAATGAATGGATTATCATAAAGGAAAACAGGGATCTGCTTCACAGAAAAGGTGATACACATCAATAAAATAGCATACATGCTGCCTCATTGGAGATACCTCGCAGCAGACTGGTTGGAACTTCCAACAGCTTCAAGAATCAAAGAATTTTATTGGCCATAaaacaacattacaaaaatgtaagcaataggcttcgtcaataataagtaaaatatcacaagttggactataaaaacaatcaaatttacacatatatattgaaatattccaggtactcattaacagaatagaaagcttcagacttGAGCCATTTATCAACAGCAATACAAAACATTTTCAATGGTAACTGCTTAACTGCTCTGGTAGTAAATTAAACATGCGAATTTGTAGGTACAGTACTTATGACTTTTCAGAGTTTTAGTCAATCTAACTGTAGGTCTAGTTATATCATCCCTATGTCTAGTGTAATGTGAAAGtacagaaatatttttattaaaattagatAGATTTTTCTTTCCCAAACACAAGCTTTAAAATTCTTCCTAAGTGTATATAAGGATAGTGGTGCTTCAACAGACTTCCAAGGAGATACAAGGCAAACCAAACTCCAGGTTCTACGCAATTGTGAAGAGCAAACTTATTAAAAGACCACTCTACTCGTTGGGGGAATTGAGGGAGGATCCCCTTtttcgattgattgattgattgattgagtactttatttatgtagattacaatatatactggcttatacttatatacaatagttacaatacagcaaaattatagatgaatttacataatagagactaagaaaataattattgaactgtatatgatatgaaaaagcaatttgtgatgtaataactatagataataattatattgttatgcatctacataaattggcggagctttggacatatcaatgtccattcttcggaaacaatattaaaaatatcctccccactaactctaccAAAAAAAGGCTTTTTGCACCTCCACAACATGAATAGCCATCCAGTTTTCTAAATGTATGTGACAAAAGTTTGTTTTTAACACTGCCTATCTGAAGACCCCAGTCCTTGGCTACGACTACAAGTATTCAAGTAAGTATACTCACCAAAAATCTAGGCTCCAAGTCAGGAAGTTGCAGTAGACACGTGGCTAGTTTGATGAAATCATGCTTCAGTAGAAATAGTACAACATCTTTTTCAATAGTCATGTCCCACAAACTGCACATCTCCGTTTCAAATTCTTCCGACCATTCAACTTTCTCTATGTTCtgaaaacaagaaaattgtgttcaaaattattgatggatATTGTGaggaaattcattaaaattaattattcgcATCAAAAGAATTTGTATCAAAAGTAGAGCATAGAAAACGGAGAGGTCTACTGTATCAATTGAGATAGATTACtgtagtgaggtgcacgttataatggcagtggaggaagataggagaaaaacgttgtcgaacctctctgtcttgtcaatgccttctacagacggtagctgatacaggttttttgatgtaatattaactgttcattctcgtttaaaataatcaattatattttattaagcactaacttatattctttaataatttcataatgaatttacataatcaaaatgaaatattttatcaattaattatcaattctacattgttaaaagccgatctggtaacagagcaaagcgagaaagagatagcgctatccgctttgatgaatgatagacaaggatagcaataccattgctaatcaaacactgccattataatgtggacctcacaatagaatTCATTTCACAATAGCCTACCTGTAGTTGTAGTAGAGTGGTGAatgagatattattgaaatagatacttaatttggaaataaattaggaaattgaagaagttttgggtaATAGACTGTTtcttcttttccgatcattgtttgtgctaacctaaaataaataaatgaataacctGTGTTCTACAAGAGTCTTATTaaaaacttaacaaactgaaaactttacctactgaaattttgaagaattgaaaataggtctgaACCAATCCTCGGTAAAATAAGAGTAAAGTCCAAGTTATATggctgtatttgattgaaattggtgttgctatccttgtctatcatttgacaaaacagattgcgctatccttttctagctccgcaacgttacctgatcgtcttttaacaatgtagaaatattatttgtatattataatgtagaatatatttatttttacaataaagcaCTGATTGAtcgagagagaaaaactaaggatactccttgtactattcctctcccaaatttagattacattttaaaagtccaaattgggttatgatttcactcttcttaaatttagtccatttttacttcttcatccattacccacacttgtgggatcgatggcgtcattgTCACAATGATAGTCAAAACACACTAATTTATCAAGATGGCAGCGATCAAGATAAAGCACACTTAGTTAACATCTAAGGCCTTGCTCTTTGACTTACTGGCAAGTTAGCCAGATAGTATTTGAGACAGGTCATCGTTTAAAAGCTCCTGTACATCATAATAAGCCCTGGCTCTCAAAGACCGGTCACAACCCTCTCGAACTTGCCGGTATCCAActgcttcaaattcaaattctttattctgcctgacattttttacaatgtataagCTCGTAAAAAAACACAGTGTACAAAATAAGATACATAACACAATATCAAGAATAACAATAGCTCAGAGTATGTATATACAAGTAGGCTTCACTCCTGCAGGTAGCCTGTTGAAGTAGCGGAGAGCTGCACTCCTATAGCATACCCGCGATCTCTGGAGGCGCAACCTGGGCATGTCAAACAGCACTTAATGCCTGGTGTTATGGTGATGTACATAAGTCCGAGTCAAcaaaattttgttgattcttcTTGAGTTACATGAGGCAGAGAAGAAGGAAGTTGCTGACAACTGTCAGGATACCTAGCCTAACAAAAATGGGCTAGCAATGTGCATGATATACTCTTGCAGTTATAATCCTAGCAGCCCGTTTTTGCAGCTTCAGTATGTCCACAACCT
It encodes:
- the LOC111044172 gene encoding protein saal1 isoform X1: MSTNTVSPRNETNNEGGGDEKEIDEGGGGEGEDEKEMDDGEGEVKSQVQNVSTDYCNPQLPEDITEDVGDKLRGDAIGDTLYSERFVLLVLMKLIKNIEKVEWSEEFETEMCSLWDMTIEKDVVLFLLKHDFIKLATCLLQLPDLEPRFLEIIVGILHNMCCVEEVRKELCEMPETTSCLMDTLSSNDSLTLVQAVRLLNTVAWDVVHQVEERDPSPHWLARAVDDLQLSSRLAYILLSSTRPDYSAAPSIS